Proteins from a single region of Acanthochromis polyacanthus isolate Apoly-LR-REF ecotype Palm Island chromosome 11, KAUST_Apoly_ChrSc, whole genome shotgun sequence:
- the sfpq gene encoding splicing factor, proline- and glutamine-rich isoform X1 yields MSRFNYNRGGLGMNHFQPRRGAGPGGPMRAGLMGNPNFRNHPFQNQNQNRRPPNNNFNKPQQTTPQKQQQNQSMPIIPPPSPGPALTMKGPMQQQQQNPAPQQSEQPKPTTPAPQNKVQSPPPKPNMTSPQPNQANKNQNPQLKSPVGSANGQKQPPHPSPKQGPQQGQKGGPQQGQKPGPQQGQKSGPQQGPKGPQQQGPKGPQQQGPKGPQQQGPKGPQQQGPKGGHQGQRTGPQQGQRTGPHQGQRTGPPAMKFKPEPANNEAAEPEEGEGKAFKATLSMLLKPGEKTYTQRCRLFVGNLPNDITEDDFRKIFAKYGEPSEVFINKGKGFGFIRLESRALAEIAKAELDDTPMKGRPLRVRFASHSAALSVKNLSPFVSNELLEEAFSQFGMVERAVVVVDDRGRSTGRGIVEFASRPAARKALDRCSEGVFLLTTSPRPVVVEPLEQYDNEDGLPEKLAQKNPRYQVEREEPPRFARPGTFEFEYSKRWKSLDEMEKQQRQQVEKNMREAREKLESEMEDAYHEHQANLLRQDLLRRQEELRRMEEMHSQEMQKRKEMQLRQEEERRRREEELLRKREIEEQMRRQREENYRMGNFIDRERELRMHSGGALGMSDMPFGGSGQKFPMSGLGFEGQQGMGQSSGGLLGNEMRGERFAQGGPRGMGPGNAGYGRVREEFEGPTKKPRF; encoded by the exons ATGTCTCGATTCAACTATAATCGTGGCGGTCTTGGGATGAACCATTTCCAGCCACGACGAGGCGCTGGGCCCGGCGGTCCCATGCGGGCTGGGCTAATGGGAAACCCAAATTTCAGGAACCATCCTTTCCAGAATCAGAACCAAAATCGGAGGCCACCCAACAACAACTTCAACAAACCGCAACAGACGACTCCCCAGAAGCAACAACAGAACCAGTCGATGCCAATTATCCCTCCGCCGAGTCCCGGCCCGGCTCTCACCATGAAAGGCCCGatgcagcaacagcaacaaaatccGGCCCCGCAACAGTCGGAGCAGCCGAAACCGACCACCCCTGCCCCTCAGAACAAGGTCCAGTCACCACCACCTAAACCTAACATGACCTCCCCTCAGCCTAACCAGGCCAACAAGAACCAGAACCCGCAGCTGAAGTCGCCGGTGGGTAGTGCTAATGGACAGAAGCAGCCTCCGCACCCAAGCCCGAAACAAGGACCACAGCAAGGCCAGAAGGGAGGACCACAGCAAGGCCAGAAGCCTGGCCCGCAACAAGGCCAGAAGTCGGGTCCACAGCAAGGCCCCAAAGGACCGCAACAACAGGGCCCGAAGGGACCGCAACAACAGGGCCCGAAGGGACCGCAACAACAGGGCCCGAAGGGACCGCAACAACAGGGCCCAAAAGGAGGCCACCAGGGCCAGAGGACCGGTCCTCAGCAGGGCCAGAGGACCGGGCCACATCAGGGACAGAGGACAGGGCCACCGGCGATGAAGTTCAAACCAGAACCAGCAAACAACGAAGCAGCAGAGCCAGAAGAGGGCGAGGGAAag GCGTTTAAGGCAACGCTGTCCATGTTGCTGAAGCCTGGTGAGAAGACATACACACAGAGGTGCCGTTTGTTTGTTGGTAACCTGCCGAACGACATCACTGAGGACGATTTCAGGAAGATATTTGCAAAATATGGAGAGCCCAGCGAAGTCTTCATCAACAAGGGCAAAGGCTTTGGTTTCATCCGACTG gAATCCAGAGCGCTCGCAGAGATAGCTAAAGCGGAGCTGGATGACACACCAATGAAAGGCAGACCCTTGCGTGTTCGATTTGCTTCACACTCTGCAGCGCTGTCTGTGAAGAATCTGTCGCCATTTGTCTCCAACGAGCTCTTAGAAGAAGCTTTCTCACAGTTTGGAATGGTCGAGAGAGCAGTTGTTGTCGTAGATGATCGTGGCCGCTCCACAGGCAGGGGTATTGTCGAGTTTGCATCCAGACCTGCTGCCAGAAAGGCTCTGGATAGGTGCAGTGAGGGTGTCTTCCTGCTCACCAC gtcacCTCGCCCTGTTGTTGTGGAGCCTCTGGAGCAGTATGACAATGAAGACGGTCTTCCAGAGAAACTGGCACAGAAGAACCCAAGATATCAAGT AGAACGCGAGGAACCTCCTCGTTTTGCTCGTCCTGGTACTTTTGAATTCGAGTACTCCAAGCGCTGGAAGTCCCTGGATGAAATGGAGAAGCAACAGAGGCAGCAGGTGGAGAAAAACATGCGTGAAGCCCGTGAGAAGCTGGAGAGTGAGATGGAGGACGCCTACCACGAGCATCAGGCCAATCTGCTGCGTCAAG ATCTGCTGAGGCGACAGGAGGAACTGAGGCGCATGGAGGAGATGCACAGTCAGGAGAtgcagaagaggaaggagatgCAGCTCAG ACAAGAGGAAGAGCGACGGAGACGAGAGGAGGAGTTGCTTCGGAAGAGGGAGATAGAAGAACAGATGCGCCGCCAGCGTGAGGAGAACTACAGGATGGGCAACTTCATAGAT agGGAAAGGGAGCTGAGGATGCATTCCGGTGGTGCTTTGGGCATGAGTG ATATGCCCTTTGGTGGATCTGGCCAGAAGTTCCCAATGAGTGGATTGGGCTTTGAGGGTCAGCAGGGAATGGGACAATCTTCAGGAGGCTTGTTGGGCAACGAAATG
- the sfpq gene encoding splicing factor, proline- and glutamine-rich isoform X2, giving the protein MSRFNYNRGGLGMNHFQPRRGAGPGGPMRAGLMGNPNFRNHPFQNQNQNRRPPNNNFNKPQQTTPQKQQQNQSMPIIPPPSPGPALTMKGPMQQQQQNPAPQQSEQPKPTTPAPQNKVQSPPPKPNMTSPQPNQANKNQNPQLKSPVGSANGQKQPPHPSPKQGPQQGQKGGPQQGQKPGPQQGQKSGPQQGPKGPQQQGPKGPQQQGPKGPQQQGPKGPQQQGPKGGHQGQRTGPQQGQRTGPHQGQRTGPPAMKFKPEPANNEAAEPEEGEGKAFKATLSMLLKPGEKTYTQRCRLFVGNLPNDITEDDFRKIFAKYGEPSEVFINKGKGFGFIRLESRALAEIAKAELDDTPMKGRPLRVRFASHSAALSVKNLSPFVSNELLEEAFSQFGMVERAVVVVDDRGRSTGRGIVEFASRPAARKALDRCSEGVFLLTTSPRPVVVEPLEQYDNEDGLPEKLAQKNPRYQVEREEPPRFARPGTFEFEYSKRWKSLDEMEKQQRQQVEKNMREAREKLESEMEDAYHEHQANLLRQDLLRRQEELRRMEEMHSQEMQKRKEMQLRQEEERRRREEELLRKREIEEQMRRQREENYRMGNFIDRERELRMHSGGALGMSDMPFGGSGQKFPMSGLGFEGQQGMGQSSGGLLGNEMEPRPVAGG; this is encoded by the exons ATGTCTCGATTCAACTATAATCGTGGCGGTCTTGGGATGAACCATTTCCAGCCACGACGAGGCGCTGGGCCCGGCGGTCCCATGCGGGCTGGGCTAATGGGAAACCCAAATTTCAGGAACCATCCTTTCCAGAATCAGAACCAAAATCGGAGGCCACCCAACAACAACTTCAACAAACCGCAACAGACGACTCCCCAGAAGCAACAACAGAACCAGTCGATGCCAATTATCCCTCCGCCGAGTCCCGGCCCGGCTCTCACCATGAAAGGCCCGatgcagcaacagcaacaaaatccGGCCCCGCAACAGTCGGAGCAGCCGAAACCGACCACCCCTGCCCCTCAGAACAAGGTCCAGTCACCACCACCTAAACCTAACATGACCTCCCCTCAGCCTAACCAGGCCAACAAGAACCAGAACCCGCAGCTGAAGTCGCCGGTGGGTAGTGCTAATGGACAGAAGCAGCCTCCGCACCCAAGCCCGAAACAAGGACCACAGCAAGGCCAGAAGGGAGGACCACAGCAAGGCCAGAAGCCTGGCCCGCAACAAGGCCAGAAGTCGGGTCCACAGCAAGGCCCCAAAGGACCGCAACAACAGGGCCCGAAGGGACCGCAACAACAGGGCCCGAAGGGACCGCAACAACAGGGCCCGAAGGGACCGCAACAACAGGGCCCAAAAGGAGGCCACCAGGGCCAGAGGACCGGTCCTCAGCAGGGCCAGAGGACCGGGCCACATCAGGGACAGAGGACAGGGCCACCGGCGATGAAGTTCAAACCAGAACCAGCAAACAACGAAGCAGCAGAGCCAGAAGAGGGCGAGGGAAag GCGTTTAAGGCAACGCTGTCCATGTTGCTGAAGCCTGGTGAGAAGACATACACACAGAGGTGCCGTTTGTTTGTTGGTAACCTGCCGAACGACATCACTGAGGACGATTTCAGGAAGATATTTGCAAAATATGGAGAGCCCAGCGAAGTCTTCATCAACAAGGGCAAAGGCTTTGGTTTCATCCGACTG gAATCCAGAGCGCTCGCAGAGATAGCTAAAGCGGAGCTGGATGACACACCAATGAAAGGCAGACCCTTGCGTGTTCGATTTGCTTCACACTCTGCAGCGCTGTCTGTGAAGAATCTGTCGCCATTTGTCTCCAACGAGCTCTTAGAAGAAGCTTTCTCACAGTTTGGAATGGTCGAGAGAGCAGTTGTTGTCGTAGATGATCGTGGCCGCTCCACAGGCAGGGGTATTGTCGAGTTTGCATCCAGACCTGCTGCCAGAAAGGCTCTGGATAGGTGCAGTGAGGGTGTCTTCCTGCTCACCAC gtcacCTCGCCCTGTTGTTGTGGAGCCTCTGGAGCAGTATGACAATGAAGACGGTCTTCCAGAGAAACTGGCACAGAAGAACCCAAGATATCAAGT AGAACGCGAGGAACCTCCTCGTTTTGCTCGTCCTGGTACTTTTGAATTCGAGTACTCCAAGCGCTGGAAGTCCCTGGATGAAATGGAGAAGCAACAGAGGCAGCAGGTGGAGAAAAACATGCGTGAAGCCCGTGAGAAGCTGGAGAGTGAGATGGAGGACGCCTACCACGAGCATCAGGCCAATCTGCTGCGTCAAG ATCTGCTGAGGCGACAGGAGGAACTGAGGCGCATGGAGGAGATGCACAGTCAGGAGAtgcagaagaggaaggagatgCAGCTCAG ACAAGAGGAAGAGCGACGGAGACGAGAGGAGGAGTTGCTTCGGAAGAGGGAGATAGAAGAACAGATGCGCCGCCAGCGTGAGGAGAACTACAGGATGGGCAACTTCATAGAT agGGAAAGGGAGCTGAGGATGCATTCCGGTGGTGCTTTGGGCATGAGTG ATATGCCCTTTGGTGGATCTGGCCAGAAGTTCCCAATGAGTGGATTGGGCTTTGAGGGTCAGCAGGGAATGGGACAATCTTCAGGAGGCTTGTTGGGCAACGAAATG